From the Cryptomeria japonica chromosome 2, Sugi_1.0, whole genome shotgun sequence genome, one window contains:
- the LOC131859583 gene encoding heavy metal-associated isoprenylated plant protein 39-like, which produces MNESEQKKIVLKFIMEDDKAEKRAMKAIGGFEEADVDSVAVTCKLRKIAATELLSVGPGEEEIEEAEAEQPKEEEAEDKKPKKEKLEKPEDKETKEGNPVEATPPLTCFHDSPIYYSNCPHVRDEYPSTCTIL; this is translated from the exons ATGAATGAGTCGGAACAGAAAAAAATAGTATTAAAATTTATCATGGAGGACGACAAAGCAGAGAAAAGGGCCATGAAGGCCATTGGAGGATTCGAAG AGGCAGACGTAGACTCAGTCGCTGTGACATGCAAGCTCAGAAAAATTGCGGCCACAGAATTATTGAGCGTTGGTCCTGGTGAGGAAGAGATAGAAGAAGCTGAAGCAGAGCAGCCAAAAGAAGAGGAAGCTGAAGACAAGAAGCCAAAAAAGGAGAAACTAGAGAAACCTGAAGACAAGGAGACGAAAGAAGGAAATCCAGTAGAGGCTACACCACCACTTACATGTTTTCATGACTCACCCATTTATTACTCCAATTGCCCTCATGTTAGAGATGAATATCCCAGCACCTGCACTATCCTTTGA